The Lycium barbarum isolate Lr01 chromosome 4, ASM1917538v2, whole genome shotgun sequence nucleotide sequence GAGGTGACGTGTGGTTGACAATATCACCATTCCGATGAGACATGGTTATTCATACTGCAGCGCACATGAACTACACTAGCATTATCAATTTGCAAGGCAACTCTGTGTCACCCCTATTCTAGGCTTTCTGAAGGATAGTGAGAACATCCCATAGCTCTGCTCTAAGTGATGTATAATTTTTAATCTTGACTAAAAAAACCTCCAAGCTACCCATCTCGTGCAGTCCCCATCGAAATATTCCGTTGAATAATCTCATTTGTGTTCAAAAGCACTCACCCAACTCTAAGAGGTGGCCAACCGAACGAGACAACATGCTTGTTGTTAGACACTTTCCTAATATTCTTCAATGAAAGTTAGAAATTAAATAACACAAACTCCAACCATGCTAACAAGGGTTGTTACCATTTTGTCAACCGAAAGATACTCATTTTAAATAAAAGGGCATTATTATGCAGGGCCGGCTGGAGGGGGAAGCAACTAAAACAATTGCTTTGGGCCACCCCAAAATGAAGGCcccaaatttttttattttatatattcatTATATATTATAAAAATTATGAATAAAAGAGATTATATTTTATACTTCTTTTCTTAAAATATGACATAGGTTATTGAAATAAATAATTTCAATTTTATACTCTTTCCGTCCCCATTTATGTGacattctttcctttttagttagcaaaaagaatgacatcttttCATATTTGATAAAAATCTAATTTTATAATTTTCGTTCTACCCTTTGTGAGATGTTATAGCCAAAAATTTCTATGGCGCGTTTTACaccaaatatttttaaaaaatctttgtttttctcctatacttcgtgtccagtcaaacacATTCACATAAATTAGAGAGTAATAAAAATTATGCAATATATAAGAGTGAACAAACTCATGACGACTTTGAAAATTTTAAGAAGATGAAGTCTCTTATAGAATTGATTATTTCTTATTAATAGTAGattaaaccattttttttttacttcaaaaTAGACCTGAATTGTTTTAAATGTATGAAATTATTTGACAACTACTCAGTGATACAAAATTGAAATTATTAGATTATGAGaagttataaaaatattattgtaaCCATCTATATTTGTTTCTTATAcaaatatttatttaaattttagtGAATAGAGCTACTAAATATTTCTAATAGTGGAAGCTAGCATGTAATTGAGTGAATAATCAAAATAGGTACAAGATGGTTTGTATACCatcttcacaaaaaaaaaaaatattagaataaatatatataaaattttattaGGTAAATTTAAGGCCTCTTATAGAGGTTTGGCTTTAGGCTTCGGATTTCGTTGAGCCACTCCTGTTATTATGCCAAACTCAATTTTTTTCAGCAAGTGTGCCTAAAACAAAATTCTTCAACTGCTAAAACAAAATTCTTCAATCATCATCATTTGTAAATCCCTCATATTTAGACATTAAATTATCAGTAAGCCAACCATGGATATCAAGAGCAGAGAAACGAGACATGTTCTCTGTATCACGAATGCGAATCCAAAGAAGTTGAGCATAAAACATGCAACATAGGTTCACTCTACTCCACAAGCCATGCAAGTACCTCTGAATAAGATGTCAGCGATATCTCTCCAAATTTACAAGAATTTTTTACACTTTAATACTATCATTTTAATATGTTTTTTAATTATTTGTGAAAAGCcatagagcaaaaaaaaaaaaaaaagaattacatTCAAACCATCAAGAAATATGAATAGCCAAGCGGTGTTCATTCATCCTACCATCGAGACTTAATACTACTAAAAAAATAGTATTTTCGACCTGAAAATTTCGACCTCgcttttggtaaaaaaaaaaaattgacctcatgtggtcgaaatttcCAAAAATAAAATTCTTATTTTCTTTAGGATTTCGACCACACGGGGTCGTTTTTTAACGAGAAAATACAATTTCAACCGCATGAGGTCAAAATTATTTTTCgtacaaataataaatgaaaaaacTAATTTTACACAAAAGTAagttatataaatataaaacaattaattaaaaaaataaaaaaatcaaatttcgacCGCACGAGGTCGAAACAATTAAGTCACATTTGGTCAAATCTGACTTAATTTTTTCGACCACATGCGGTCAAAAAATTTCAGTAAAAAATACACCCACAACTCAATGAGAATATTTCATCTCCCCCCAAAACTCTCTCTTCTCTTTCAATAAAAGCTTTACCCTCTCTAAACTCATCTCCCCCAATTTTCCATTTGACTATACTCTCCTCTTCTTCACCTAATTCCCTTTCTTCTACGTACTTCTAAGTCCTAAAATAAAGCTCCAACAACTCCAAAAATACACAAATTAAACTTTATCAATCGGTGCAGCTTTATCAGAAATGGGGCAGGACACCGTATCTCCGGCCACCCACTACCACCGTTGTACCCCAAGTAGGCGACGCCATCCACCACTACCACCGGAGCAGCCACCAGCCGCCGCTGACTGAACAGTGAGCTAggttagtcttttttttttttttggtttttggttTTCAATCTCATTTTATCATTATTAGTTGCATTACTTTGTATAGCTGTAGTTTAATTAGTAGATTTGTTAACTTTATTGATTGTTCAATGTTTGTTTTAGGGTTTAGAATGTTAACTTTAtttgaatgttgttgttgtaatattcAAATTGAAATTGAAATTAATTTGGTTTAAAGATAGCATTTGTGTTTAAAGTTGCAGCAGAGGTTAGATTATTTACTGCTTCCAGTTCATCAAAACATCTGAACTGTAAGAAATCTTGTTCTTAACTCAAATGATTTTTCTATTTGAAAAGCTAGTGTATTTTTCTCTTTTAAAGGCTGATGATTTGAAATACAATCCATGTTCTCTTAATCATTTGCTAGCTCCAAAATATGACCTTGTTGGTTATCGAATTCATGAGTCTAAACATGTCACGgcctaaccggagggccatgacgggcacccggagctaacctaccgggCACCTCTCAACATACTTCTATAATAAaaactaggtgagccacatggcctattagcaaactctatgcctcaataataccatttccaacggctaaaacacttttatatcaacgtccacaactatgcccatatacatatacataagccaacaaggctagcAAAACAATATACAAAAAAATATGAGCCGATCGGGCTAAAAGACTTCTTAATGTacacaactgtctatgagcctctagagagagtatgtaacatcatatagacgggacaggaccttgccattcccatatgtatatacacaaaagaatagtacccacaactgcaactccgaatcaaatggagctcctttaTGCAGTCTCTGGGAAAGTagtctatggatcaagtctatctctctatccacctgcgggcatgacgcagcgtccacaaacaaaaggacgtcagtacgaacaatgtactgagtatgtaaagcataatcaatagtataatagaagcatgagaaataacataagatagaagagtcatgggatgatagagccatttatacctctagcgacgttcatcatattttcttaccctttttctaatgggaaccttcagTTATATATGCTTACATAcatagtagtaccatacccgaccataaaggttcagtgtctcacatacccggccatgacaaggctcggtgttatacatacctggccctaccaaggctcagtgttatccgtacccaactgcagtggtgcacgcacgatagatatcatacctggccatataagctcagtgttcTTAACAGTCATACtttgatatacatacatatacacacacacacacacacacacacacacacacacacacacacacataggagtacatacgtatcctcatcatcatcatcatcactttcattatacccttccttagaggattaactatcataggatgagaccaatggtatcgtgagaatatcaagaatcatgagctttagtgattctaggaacaaagtcatcttggaagacatTATAGAATTCACGTGAAGGTATACAACAATGGGTTCATACCTTAagaaaagaagggttagccttacatacctttttgtcttcttaactacttaacgttcaccgccaaAGCTTGAGAAAGCTACATTAAAAGGGGATTTataccaaggttaagtcttaaggacactcttaaattcaaactagaataattcaggagttaacgaaaattgggcagcatttcccctatttcatcgacttccaccatatcgcaaaataactcccaaacaactataataacatccacaatatcataatcaagtagtcatattccattgagttttaaaatttattctcatattcaacttatatcaacaaattcacaccaaccctttgcacaatcttatacaacacttccttgtcatcattaatacccttcataacaagattatatccacaacatactaagaatcatgactcaagttagtttacGACTCAAAAATATCATGAAATCTACGTTTGGACCTCATTTTccactttcttccctcacccaagttattcaacaaccaagcatgcttaaaaacatgaaatagacatgaaaactaacattttatctcataggaatgggctttggatcaagttaccaacttgtatgaaacccctagcttcaataccaatgaaattcttgaagtctaccaactctagtgagtcttccaacacatggatatcttgattcttgcctcttgatcttttatttctcttgggtttggtccaatatatgtatgagaaggttctagagctctcaagggtTTGGGAGAAgtagaaaaatgaaaaataagaacaagggtcatctatttatattAAAAGAACAAAGCTGCCCGACCaagttatacgatccgtataaatgggccgtataatcccaccatggaaaCACCCTTCTCTGCCACGGTTATACAGACCATTTATATaggccgtataacttatacggtctgtataagtggtcgtacaacccacAGTTTTTCGAAAACTTCTCTCGTCGgttcgttcaacctccaatccttgtggaaccttattaacacttcattaaccatacaagagGCCCTATAGCCCGTCTTCAAGACATTACTAattaaatattagctcaattatagcaaaaacctctccaaacataacttacatttcacttccttcaacgaacttagtttcacatatccatatgacttcaaaatcctaTGGTACACACTTCAAAATCCTATGGTACACACTTTGTTTATATGAtacatttttcttttaatttgttcaaaaaaaaaaatgacacacTTCTAAATTTGAAGATACTTAACTTTACTCTTCCCATTAATTTTACATATCCTTAATGAGAAACTTTTATGACTACACAAATATTTTGTCATGGTTAAGGACACAAGTCTCAAAAAATTTATAGCTAGTCACATAAATGCTATGCCATGTTTTAGACCATAAGTTTTAAAAGTTATCAATTCTTTCTACTCCGGGCCAATTTAAACTATGTTACATAAGTTAAAATTGATGTATACGTACTATATATCACTAGAGAATTACTGATGATACTCATGCAagctaattcttttttttttccccttctaATAGTTGATAAATTGCTTATGCAATCAAGCTACTATTAGAAGTGCTAATTGATGAGCCTTTtcatatacttatatcaaaagTTGCAGGAAGCAATGGCATTGCCAGATCAAGTGGATGCAGCAATAACGTACATAAAAAGCTTAGAAATCAAATTGGAGAAGAACAAAATGCAATTGGAAAAATTAAGGACGAGTAAAAAGAGGCCCAATTTATGCATGGCAATTCATGATcctaatccaacaacaaaattaTCTCCTCAGATTGAAGTCCATGAAATGAGCCCAACAATGGACGTAATTTTGATGACTGGCCTTGATAATTTAACTATGTTTTATAACATTATTCGATTACTCCATGAGGAAGGTTTTAAAGTAGTTAATGCCAATTTTTCACTCGAAGGGAACTCCACGATGCAGATTCTCCATGAAAATAAGGTCAGTATATGTTCCTAAAAGGTTCAAGTGATTATACACATTGACAATATA carries:
- the LOC132638649 gene encoding transcription factor bHLH162-like yields the protein MSLFIYLYQKLQEAMALPDQVDAAITYIKSLEIKLEKNKMQLEKLRTSKKRPNLCMAIHDPNPTTKLSPQIEVHEMSPTMDVILMTGLDNLTMFYNIIRLLHEEGFKVVNANFSLEGNSTMQILHENKIIENSTMESRATTVYSRLKELLYGSSSPTDDDIIETLLRLWDDDIQSEMLKLI